Within Fusobacterium gonidiaformans ATCC 25563, the genomic segment ATTTCTGATCTTGTGTTACCTATGGGAGCGACGATGCATATGGACGGTTCTGTCTTATCTTCGATTGTAAAGATTAGTTTCTTATTTGGAATTTTTCAAACTCCATTTACAGGAATAGAAACTTATTTTCTATCGATCGTAGTCTCTATTTTGGCAGCTTTTGTACTTTCAGGAGCTCCAGGAGGAGGATTAGTCGGAGAAATGTTAATTGTTTCTTTATTTGGATTTCCTCCAGAAGCATTTCCATTGATTGCTACCATAGGATTTTTAGTTGATCCACCTGCAACCTCTTTGAATGCATCGGGAGATACCATTGCCTCTATGTTAGTAGCTCGTATGGTAGAGGGAAAAGATTGGCTACATCGTCATATATAAATAAAAAAAGGCAGTTCTTCGGAACTGCCTAAAATTTTAATATTTAGTTTGCTTTTGTTACTTCCACAGCCATAGGTCCTTTTTTTCCTTCGCTTACTTCAAAGGTAACGGCTTGTCCTTCTTCTAAACTTTTGAACCCTTCTCCAGCGATTCCAGAAAAGTGTACAAAATAATCTACGGTATCTTCTCCAGTAATAAATCCAAATCCTTTTTCATTGTTAAACCATTTCACTGTACCTTTTAGCATTTAAAAAACCTCCAAATAATTTTAAAAATATACAATAATACCCATTATACTATACTTTAATTTAAAAAACAAGAAATTTTTCATAAGAATTTTAGAAAATAAGAATAGAGTTAGAAATTCTAAGAAAAGAATGGTACAATAGAGATGAGAAAATATAGTAGGCAAAAACTTATCTTATATGTTATAATATAAGACAAAATAAAAAGAGAAAAGAAAGGGAAGAAAAGACCATGAACCAAATATTTTTAGAACTTAGCAAGATGTTGACAGAACTTTTACCCTATTTATTTTTAAAAGGGATTTCTCTTCTTGCATTGATTGTGATTTTTCCGAAATTAGTCAAGTATTTTATTCGATTTTTGGATAAGGTGATGCTTCGACGAGGGCTTGATGACTTACTAATGAGTTTTACGGAATCTTTTGTATCTACTTTAGGATATATTATCCTATTTTTTAGTGCAGTAGGAATTCTAGGAGTGAAAGCAACTTCGCTCATGGCGGTTTTAGGAACAGCCGGTCTTGCGGTTGGTTTAGCCTTACAAGGAAGCTTATCAAACTTAGCAGGAGGTGTTTTAATTTTATTCTTTAAGCAGTTTACCAAAGGAGATTATATTGCCATTGCTTCCGGTCAAGAGGGAACAGTACAGTCAATACGAATTTTGTATACTACCTTGGTAACTGTGAATAATCAGCTTATTATTATTCCGAATAGCCAATTAGCCAATGGATATATTATCAATTATTCAACCAATCCGGAGAGAAGAATGGATTTAACCTATTCGGCGTCCTATGATGATAAGGTTGATGATGTGATTGCTGTTTTGACAAAAATAGCAGAAAGTCATCCAAAAGTTTTAAAGAATAAGCCGATTACAATACGTTTAAAGCAACATAGTGCGAGTTCTTTGGATTACATGTTTCGAGTTTGGACTTTACAAGAAGACTATTGGGATACAATGTTTGATTTTAATGAAACTGTTAGAAAAGAATTCGATAAACATGGAATTGAAATACCATATAATAAACTAGATATTTATACTAAATAAAAACAGGAGGAAAAGAAATTGATGAATGGTAAAATTTTGAAAGAAGCGATTACTTTTGATGATGTGTTATTGGTTCCAGCTCGTTCGGAAGTGCTACCTCACCAAGTGAGTTTAAAGACAAGGTTAACAAAGAAAATTACTTTAAATGTACCTATTTTAAGTGCTGCTATGGATACGGTAACAGAGTCTGATTTGGCAATTGCTTTGGCAAGACAAGGGGGAATTGGATTTATTCACAAAAATATGTCGATTGAAGAACAAGCGGCAGAAGTGGATCGAGTAAAAAGATCAGAAAGTGGAATGATCACAAATCCCATTACTTTAAATCAAGAAAGCACAGTGATGCAAGCAGAAGAAATTATGCGACGATATAAAATTTCTGGACTTCCTGTTATTGAAGAAGATGGAAAACTAATTGGAATTATCACAAATCGTGATATTAAGTATCGAAAAGATATGAATCAGTTGGTTGGTGAGATTATGACAAAAGAAAAGTTGATTACAGCTCCTGTGGGAACAACTTTAGATGAAGCAAAAGAAGTATTATTAGCAAACCGTATTGAAAAATTACCAATTACAGACGAAGAAGGATATTTGAAAGGATTGATTACCATTAAAGATATTGATAATATCATTCAATATCCAAATGCTTGTAAAGATGAAAAAGGAACTTTACGTTGTGGAGCGGCTGTAGGAATTGGACCGGACACTTTAGATCGTGTCAAAGCTTTGGTAGAAGCAGGAGTGGATATTATTACCGTGGATTCTGCCCATGGACATTCTAAGGGAGTTATTGAAATGGTTCGAAAAATTCGAGAAGCTTTTCCGGACTTAGATTTGATTGGAGGAAATATCGTAACTGCAGAAGCGGCAAAAGATTTAGTAGAAGCAGGAGCGAATGCCGTGAAAGTAGGAATTGGACCCGGTTCTATTTGTACTACTCGTGTGGTGGCAGGAGTTGGGGTACCTCAATTAACAGCAGTCAATGATGTGTATGAATATTGTAAGAACCAAGGAATTGGAGTTATTGCAGATGGAGGAATTAAGCTTTCCGGAGATATTGTAAAAGCTCTAGCTGCAGGAGCAGATTGCGTGATGCTAGGAGGACTTTTGGCAGGAACCAAAGAAGCTCCCGGAGAAGAAATTTTATTGGAAGGAAAGAAATTTAAAAGTTATGTAGGAATGGGATCCATTGCTGCTATGAAACGAGGGTCAAAAGATCGATATTTCCAAACGGAAACAGATGCTCAAAAATTAGTTCCGGAAGGAATTGAAGGAAGAATTGCCTATAAGGGAGCAGTGAAAGATGTCGTATTCCAGCTTTGTGGAGGAATCCGAGCAGGAATGGGATATTGTGGAACTCCTACCATTGAAAGATTGCAAGTAGAGGGAAGATTTATGAAAATCACAGGAGCAGGACTACTAGAAAGTCATCCACATGATATTACTATCACCAAGGAAGCTCCAAATTATTCAAAATAGGAGAAACAACATGAAGATGAAACAATGTATGGGAATATTTTTGATAATGAGCTCTTGCTTATTTGCAGAAATTCGAGAGATTACTCCATTATCAGAATTTTCTAGTGTTCTTTTGGGAGAAACTGTTCAAAAAAATACGAAACCAGAAAAAGTAATTAGTCACAATGCAGAAGAAAAGAAGAGTGTTTCCACAATGTCAGGAATACCAAAACATAGTCGAAATATTTCTCAAAAAGATACTTCACAATTTATAGATATTTCAGAACAAGACAATCGGAATGGTGTGATTTATCGTCAAGGAGAAGAAAGTCCGTTTACCGGAGTATTTGCTTTATTTATGGGAGATTGGATTCAATACATTGAAACCTATAAAAATGGAAAGTTGGATGGAGAGAGTTCTTGGTATTCTCAAAATGGAACACAGATTTTACTAGAACAATATCAAGCTGGAAAGTTGCATGGAAATCAATTATCCTATTATGAAAATGGGAATCCGAAAGCAGAAGTGATGTATGATAAAGGAAAAATTACTGGGGTCATCTCTTTTTCTAAGGATGGAAAAGAAATTCATAAAAGTATTTTTAACAATGGAACGGGAATTTGGAAGTTGTATTGGGAAAATGGCAATGTCTTAGAGGTAGGAAAATATACAAATTTCCGTAAAGATGGAATTTGGAAGAAATACAATGAAGATGGAAGTTTAGAAAGCACTCTAGAATATCAAAATGGAAGACTCTTAAAAGAAACGTGGGGAGAATAGGAGGTTTTAAAATGATAGGAAGAGAACCTCAGAAAGAAAATGATCTTTTTTTTACTTGTGCTCTGATTGATTATATTGCACGGAAAACCAAAAATAAAAGAGTCGCTATTGTCGATAGTTTGGGGAAGGAAAGACTCCACAAAATTTATGATTTAGCGGATATTTATCACAGTGATAATTTGGAACGAGTTTGCGATGATTTTATTCAAGAAGCAAAAATTTTAAATGGTAATTTTGATAATGTAAAAGATGCAAAGTATATGGTGCCTAGTCATTGGGATATTGCAAAAGTATATAAAAGATTGATTTTAGGGATTGCCAAAGAAAAAAATATAGAGATTATAGAAGCTTTGATGGAAGCTTATCATTCGTTTGTGAGTGATTTAATTGATGATTATAATAGTAGCTTTTATTACGATGCTCCACAAAATATATTAAATACTTTTTTGTATGGGGTTGTGGAATAAAAATTTTAGGTAGGGGAATAGGATAATCTGTCCCCTACTTTTTTATTTCTTTTCAAAAAAAAGATTGACAAAAAGGATTTCATATTGTATCTTATAAACATAGATTAGCACTCTATGATAATGAGTGCTAACAGGAGATGAAAAGGAGGATGCAAAATGGGTATTAGTGACAGAGAAAAATTGGTTTTGAATGCCATAGTGAACTATTATTTGACCTTCGGAGATACGATAGGTTCTAGAACTCTAGTCAAAAAATACGGAATTGAGCTTTCTTCTGCAACCATTCGTAATGTTATGGCAGATTTAGAAGATATGGGCTTTATTGGAAAAACTCATACCTCTTCTGGAAGAATTCCAACGGATAAGGGATATCGTTATTACCTAAATGAATTATTAAAGGTGGAACGATTATCTCAACAAGAACGAGAAAGTATAGAAGGATTCTATGAAGAACGAATTGGAGAATTAGATAAATTATTAGAAACCACTTCGAGTCTACTATCAAAATTAACAAGTTATGCAGGAATTGCAGTAGAGCCTAGAATTGTAGATTCAGAAATTCATAGAGTGGAACTGATTCATATTGATGAATATTTTGTCATGGCAGTCATTATTATGAAAGATCGAAGAGTCAAAACAAAGAAAATTCATCTGATTAACCCTCTTTCAGAAAAAGAATTGGGAAGCATTGCAAAAGAATTGAATGAGCGAATTCAATACGAGCATTTAACAGTGAAAGAAATAGAAGAATTCATTTTGGGTGGCGATATGATTCAATCTTCGGAAACATCAATGGAAGATTTAAATCGTTTCTTTATTGACAATGTGACAAGTATGTTTAAAGAACGAGATGTTGACAGTGCCAGTGAAGTTCTAGATTTCCTTTCTGAAAAGAAAGATATTCGGCAAATGTTTGGGCGACTGATTCAAAAGCGAGAAAATATTGGACAGGGAGTGCAAGTTATCTTCGGAGATGAATTAGGTATCAAAGAATTGGAAGATTATAGTTTTGTGTATTCTTTGTATCAATTAGGAGGAGCACAGGGAATTATTGGAGTCATAGGACCAAAGAGAATGGCATATTCCAAGACAGTAGGGTTATTGGATTGTGTGACAAAAGAAGTAAATCGAGCAATTGATAGAATAGAGAAAAAGGAAGTGAAGAAATGACGGACGAAGCAAAAAAGGAAGAAGTCCTAGAAGAAGTAAAGGAAGAGATTTTAGAAGCAGAAGAAGTGAAAGAAGAAACGACTGAAAAAACTCTTTCTCCGGAAGAAGAAATTGGAAAGTTAAAAGCAGAAATTGAAGATTGGAAACAATCTTACTTACGAAAACAAGCAGATTTCCAAAATTTTACAAAAAGAAAAGAAAAAGAAATCGATGAATTACGTCAATATTCTTCTCAAAAGATTGTAGAAAAATTGTTGGGAAGTTTAGATAATTTGGAAAGAGCTATTTCCGCTGCAAAAGAAACCAATGATTTCGACGGCTTGGTACAAGGGGTAGAAATGATTCTACGAAATATTCAAGATGTTATGAAATCAGAAGGAGTCGAAGAAATTGAAGCTCTTGGAAAAGAATTCGATCCGATGTTTCATCATGCAGTAATGCAAGAAGATAGTCCTGAATTTAAGGATAACGAAGTGATGTTGGAATTACAAAAAGGATACAAAATGAAAGATAAAGTAATTCGACCATCTATGGTAAAAGTATGTAAAAAATCTTAGGTAAAAAATTTTTGAAGATATATTAGGAGGTAACAAAATGGCTAAAATTATAGGAATTGACTTAGGAACTACAAACTCATGTGTAGCAATTATGGAAGGAGGATCTGCGACAATTATTCCGAATGCGGAAGGAGCAAGAACCACTCCATCGGTTGTTAATATTAAAGATAACGGAGAAACCATTGTAGGAGAAATCGCAAAAAGACAAGCGGTAACAAATCCAAATTCTACAGTAAGTTCTATCAAAACATATATGGGATCTGACCATAAGGTAGAAATTTTTGGGAAAAAATATACTCCACAAGAAATTTCCGCAAAAACATTACAAAAATTGAAAAAAGATGCGGAAGCTTACTTGGGAGAAGAAGTAAAAGAAGCGGTTATTACAGTACCTGCTTATTTTACAGATGCTCAAAGACAAGCAACAAAAGATGCCGGAACCATTGCCGGATTAGAAGTAAAGAGAATTATCAACGAACCGACAGCAGCAGCTTTGGCTTATGGTTTGGAAAAGAAGAAAGAAGAAAAAGTATTGGTATTTGACCTTGGAGGAGGAACATTTGACGTATCTATCCTAGAAATTGCAGATGGAGTCATTGAAGTTATTTCTACTGCAGGAAATAACCACCTAGGAGGAGACGATTTCGATAAGAAAATCATCGATTGGATGGTAACAGAATTTAAGAAAGAAACAGGCTTAGATTTATCAAGTGATAAAATGGCTTACCAAAGATTGAAAGATGCTGCAGAAAAAGCAAAGAAAGAATTGTCTACAATGATGGAAACTCCAATTTCATTACCGTTTATTACCATGGATGCAACAGGACCAAAACACTTGGAAATGAAATTGACAAGAGCAAAATTCAATGACTTAACAAGAGATTTAGTAGAAGCAACACAAGGGCCTACAAAAACAGCTTTATCCGATGCAAGCTTACAACCGGGAGAAATTGATGAAGTATTGTTAGTAGGAGGTTCTACAAGAATTCCGGCAGTGCAAGAATGGGTAGAAGCTTACTTTGGAAAGAAACCTAACAAAGGAATCAATCCGGACGAAGTGGTTGCCGCAGGAGCCGCTATTCAAGGTGGAGTGTTGATGGGAGATGTCAAAGACGTATTGTTGCTTGATGTCACTCCATTGTCTTTAGGAATTGAAACTTTAGGTGGAGTATTCACAAAGATGATTGAAAAAAATACAACTATCCCAGTAAAAAAATCACAAGTATACTCAACTGCAGTCGATAACCAACCGGCAGTAACTATCAATGTGTTACAAGGAGAAAGATCAAGAGCAGCAGATAACCATAAATTAGGAGAATTTAACTTGGAAGGAATTCCGGCAGCACCAAGAGGAGTTCCTCAAATTGAAGTAACTTTTGATATTGATGCAAATGGAATTGTACATGTTTCTGCGAAAGATTTAGGAACAGGAAAAGAAAATAAAGTAACGATCTCTGGTTCTACAAACTTGTCAAAAGAAGAAATCGATAGAATGACAAAAGAAGCAGAAGCAAATGCAGCAGAAGATAAGAAATTTGAAGAATTAATTGCTGCTAGAAACCAAGCAGATATGTTAATCTCTTCGACTGAAAAATCTATGAAAGACCATGCAGATAAATTGGGAGAAGAAGATAAGAAAAACATTGAAGCAGCTATCGAAGAATTGAAAAAAGTAAAAGATGGAGATAGCAAAGAAGCCATTGATCAAGCAGTAGAAAAATTATCACAAGCAGCACATAAGTTTGCAGAAGAGCTATATAAAGATGCTCAAGCACAACAAGCACAAGGAGCAGCAGGAAATACAGGAGCAGGATCTGCAAATGAAGATGTTGCAGAAGCAGAAGTTGTGGACTAAAAATAGAAAAAAATGAAAAGAGTGTTTCATAGAAACACTCTTTTTTTTTTAAGCACTGAAAAATAAAATAACGTTTTATTGTAATTTTTTTTGTTCAAAATACTTGTTTTTTTTTTTTTTTTGGTTTATAATAAAGTAATAAATATGTTATTTTATAATTCGTATTCTGAAAGGAGAGAAAATTATGATTAGCAAAAATTCTATATTAAAAAATTTAGAAAAATATTTAAAAAGATCTTTTAAAGGTAAGGTAAGAATTAATGAAAGCAGTTTGATTGCTTACCTGTTAGTAGGAGGATTTTTTTGTTTTGTTTCTAATGTGGGATATGCTACGGTTGCAAAAAAAGAGGAAATAAAGTATTTAAGTACCGGTAGCGAGACAACGGATGGATTAGCAATTAATTTTGCACAAGCTTTAGGGAACAGTCAAACGATAGCCATTGGGGGAAATGATCATGATAATAAGAAAGGAAATGCTATAGCCAAAGGCGGAGGTTCGATAGCCGTCGGGGGAAACAGCAGAACAGATGGGGCTACTGCAGTTGCCGTAGGCTGGCATGCGGAGGCAAAAGGAGACAATTCAACAGCATACGGAGAGAGTACCGTTGCAGCGAAAGATTCTGTTGCGATAGGAAGTAAGGCAAAGGCTGCTGAGAATAGTAGATTAGGAAACGCCGTTGCAGTAGGAGTAGAAGCGGAGGCAAAAGAGGGAGCGACCGCTTTAGGAGCAAAGAGTAAAGCAAAGGGAGATAATGCCATATCAGTTGGAAGAGATAGTAAAGCCTTTTCCAATGAATCTATTGTAGTTGGTCATAATGCTGAGGCAACAGCAAATGCATCTCAATCAGTTACTGTAGGATATAAAGCAAAGACAGAGGGGCAAAATGGGGTTACTATAGGGACAGAAACATCTTCAATAGGGAACAATTCAGTGGTTATCGGAAAAGGTTCCAAAGTAGAAAAATTAACTCCTGAAGATCAAGTTGATGGGGTGGAGGACTATAGTAAGTTAGCTTTTGATAGTGCTGTAGTCATTGGAAATGATGCTGTGGCAAAACAACAATATGCGATTGTTATGGGACAAAAAGCAACTGGATTAGGAGAGGATTCTTTTGCTTTTGGCAGAAATTCTAACGCTAGAAAGAATCGGTCTATAGCTTTTGGAAAAGAAACATTAACAAATGGAGAGAATGCGATTGCATTTGGAGAAAGAGCACAAGCATATTCTGTAAATTCTGTTTCCATTGCTTCAGGTGCTAAATCAAAAGGAGAACAAGCTTTGGCTTTTGGAAGTCAGTCTAATAGTAATGGTCAAGATAGCATAGCGATTGGAACAAAAGCTATGGTTGGAAAGGATATAAAACCAGGTGATGATAAGGGAATGGTTAATGATGGAACAGCATTAGGAGGATATTCTAAGGTTATTTCTAAAGAAGGAACAACTTTAGGAGCTCATTCCAGTGTTAGTTCAGAAGGTGGAGTTGCCTTAGGAGCAAAGTCTAATGCAGATAGAGAGCGTGTTATGAATGCCTCAGAAGTGTATTTAGGATCTGATACAAATGTAAAGGGTACAGTAAAAGGAAGTTTAGGAGCAGTTTCAGTAGGAAACTCTACAGAAACTCGTCAAATTGTAAATGTTGCAGCTGGAGCTCAAGACACGGATGCTGTTAACGTTGCTCAATTAAAAGCTGTTGAGAGTATGATTAAAAATAAGGAAGACTCTTATTCTTCTTGGGAAATTCAAGGAAACGGTACTAAAGTAAACGACGTCAAATCAAAGAATCAAGTTGATTTTGTAAGTGGAGATGGAACTACTGCAGAGGTACAAAAAAGTTCAGAAAGTAAGACGACTGTGAAGTATTCTGTGAATAAGTCTACATTAACAGTAGATCCTAGTGGTAAAGTATCTACTGAAGAAAAGAAAGATGGAGATTATTTTGCAACGGCGAAAGATGTAGCGAAAGCCATTAATGAATCTGAAAAAACGACTACTGTAGTATCAAAAGATGAAAAGTTATTAAAAGTAACTTCCCAACAAGATAAGACAAAACCTTTGAATACAGAATATACTATTTCTCTAGGAGATACTGCAAAAAAAGCTATTGAAGATGTAACAAAGAATAAAATTACGGTAAAAGGTGGAGAGAACGAGGCAAATTCTTTTGTAGTATCAGA encodes:
- the guaB gene encoding IMP dehydrogenase: MNGKILKEAITFDDVLLVPARSEVLPHQVSLKTRLTKKITLNVPILSAAMDTVTESDLAIALARQGGIGFIHKNMSIEEQAAEVDRVKRSESGMITNPITLNQESTVMQAEEIMRRYKISGLPVIEEDGKLIGIITNRDIKYRKDMNQLVGEIMTKEKLITAPVGTTLDEAKEVLLANRIEKLPITDEEGYLKGLITIKDIDNIIQYPNACKDEKGTLRCGAAVGIGPDTLDRVKALVEAGVDIITVDSAHGHSKGVIEMVRKIREAFPDLDLIGGNIVTAEAAKDLVEAGANAVKVGIGPGSICTTRVVAGVGVPQLTAVNDVYEYCKNQGIGVIADGGIKLSGDIVKALAAGADCVMLGGLLAGTKEAPGEEILLEGKKFKSYVGMGSIAAMKRGSKDRYFQTETDAQKLVPEGIEGRIAYKGAVKDVVFQLCGGIRAGMGYCGTPTIERLQVEGRFMKITGAGLLESHPHDITITKEAPNYSK
- the hrcA gene encoding heat-inducible transcriptional repressor HrcA produces the protein MGISDREKLVLNAIVNYYLTFGDTIGSRTLVKKYGIELSSATIRNVMADLEDMGFIGKTHTSSGRIPTDKGYRYYLNELLKVERLSQQERESIEGFYEERIGELDKLLETTSSLLSKLTSYAGIAVEPRIVDSEIHRVELIHIDEYFVMAVIIMKDRRVKTKKIHLINPLSEKELGSIAKELNERIQYEHLTVKEIEEFILGGDMIQSSETSMEDLNRFFIDNVTSMFKERDVDSASEVLDFLSEKKDIRQMFGRLIQKRENIGQGVQVIFGDELGIKELEDYSFVYSLYQLGGAQGIIGVIGPKRMAYSKTVGLLDCVTKEVNRAIDRIEKKEVKK
- the grpE gene encoding nucleotide exchange factor GrpE, whose product is MTDEAKKEEVLEEVKEEILEAEEVKEETTEKTLSPEEEIGKLKAEIEDWKQSYLRKQADFQNFTKRKEKEIDELRQYSSQKIVEKLLGSLDNLERAISAAKETNDFDGLVQGVEMILRNIQDVMKSEGVEEIEALGKEFDPMFHHAVMQEDSPEFKDNEVMLELQKGYKMKDKVIRPSMVKVCKKS
- a CDS encoding toxin-antitoxin system YwqK family antitoxin codes for the protein MKMKQCMGIFLIMSSCLFAEIREITPLSEFSSVLLGETVQKNTKPEKVISHNAEEKKSVSTMSGIPKHSRNISQKDTSQFIDISEQDNRNGVIYRQGEESPFTGVFALFMGDWIQYIETYKNGKLDGESSWYSQNGTQILLEQYQAGKLHGNQLSYYENGNPKAEVMYDKGKITGVISFSKDGKEIHKSIFNNGTGIWKLYWENGNVLEVGKYTNFRKDGIWKKYNEDGSLESTLEYQNGRLLKETWGE
- the dnaK gene encoding molecular chaperone DnaK, producing MAKIIGIDLGTTNSCVAIMEGGSATIIPNAEGARTTPSVVNIKDNGETIVGEIAKRQAVTNPNSTVSSIKTYMGSDHKVEIFGKKYTPQEISAKTLQKLKKDAEAYLGEEVKEAVITVPAYFTDAQRQATKDAGTIAGLEVKRIINEPTAAALAYGLEKKKEEKVLVFDLGGGTFDVSILEIADGVIEVISTAGNNHLGGDDFDKKIIDWMVTEFKKETGLDLSSDKMAYQRLKDAAEKAKKELSTMMETPISLPFITMDATGPKHLEMKLTRAKFNDLTRDLVEATQGPTKTALSDASLQPGEIDEVLLVGGSTRIPAVQEWVEAYFGKKPNKGINPDEVVAAGAAIQGGVLMGDVKDVLLLDVTPLSLGIETLGGVFTKMIEKNTTIPVKKSQVYSTAVDNQPAVTINVLQGERSRAADNHKLGEFNLEGIPAAPRGVPQIEVTFDIDANGIVHVSAKDLGTGKENKVTISGSTNLSKEEIDRMTKEAEANAAEDKKFEELIAARNQADMLISSTEKSMKDHADKLGEEDKKNIEAAIEELKKVKDGDSKEAIDQAVEKLSQAAHKFAEELYKDAQAQQAQGAAGNTGAGSANEDVAEAEVVD
- a CDS encoding cold-shock protein, which codes for MLKGTVKWFNNEKGFGFITGEDTVDYFVHFSGIAGEGFKSLEEGQAVTFEVSEGKKGPMAVEVTKAN
- a CDS encoding mechanosensitive ion channel family protein, which encodes MNQIFLELSKMLTELLPYLFLKGISLLALIVIFPKLVKYFIRFLDKVMLRRGLDDLLMSFTESFVSTLGYIILFFSAVGILGVKATSLMAVLGTAGLAVGLALQGSLSNLAGGVLILFFKQFTKGDYIAIASGQEGTVQSIRILYTTLVTVNNQLIIIPNSQLANGYIINYSTNPERRMDLTYSASYDDKVDDVIAVLTKIAESHPKVLKNKPITIRLKQHSASSLDYMFRVWTLQEDYWDTMFDFNETVRKEFDKHGIEIPYNKLDIYTK